From the Cardiocondyla obscurior isolate alpha-2009 linkage group LG08, Cobs3.1, whole genome shotgun sequence genome, the window GTCAAATAAGCGAATTGCGTTCGAGCTCCGCGATCCTAAGTAGGTCTTTACCCGTGGAGGACCGTTATCCGACTCTCAACCTTCGACAAACAATTCGTCTACGAGCAGTTCTGTCCTTATGCAACGATCGCGCATCTCACGGTATCGACCGGATCTCGCGACACACTGCACTCGCGTCCCAGCTTCCTGTACGTCAGTCAGAGCAAGTCGATCAAAAGGCGCGATTACCGCGTTACGTTCCATCGACTCGATCCACTATGATCGACGTGGATCGGTCTGGTCAGTTTCAAGGAACCCGCACGATGATCGATGAACTTCGGATGCGGATCGACGAATAACTGAACTTCATTTTTACGCCACGGCACTCATCCTGTTATGCAAATTCGAGATGATAATACTCGCGATAAccagataataaataaaagacgCGTAAAACAGTAGTCTGTCTTAATTTTgcgacgataaaatatatttcaatttagtCGCATCTttagaagagagagagattaaaGTCCAGCGATTCGATAATTAGTCTTCaggtaaagataaaaaaaaaaaagtgtcgcTACAGCCttggaaatattttctacttctccctctctccGTGTTCTTCCTCATTCCTTTCTCTCCAAGGTGAGCCCGTCGTTTAGAGAAAATTATGAAGATGGTCTTCACCTTCTCATACATCATCTACATATCTAGATAGCGTCTCGATGATTTATCGTCACCCACGCGGATCCTTTGGCTCGCGCAGCATCCTTTTCCGGAAATACCGGTCGACTTGGCTGGTCGACTAACCTTGGCGTGTTTCGGGGATGTCCGATGACTCGTCCGAGCTCTCGATTGCTTCGTTTCAGCCCGTTCGGGAACCGGTCCTCCCACGGAACGGAACGGCCAAGTGGCCAAGTAATTTATGAAGTAAACCGGCAACTGCCGACGCAGTCAAGGTGTCAAGGTAGGGAGTTCTCTCCCGAGGCGAAGTGAATGCCTTTCCCGGCCGGTTGGTCCCGGCATCTCAGTACTCCTGGTGCCGCACCAACTGATGGGACTCGTCGTCttctcgcgcgcggccgcgatcAAAAAGGGCGAAGGTAAATTCGTACGCCCGGGCGAGTCAAGTTTGACCTGATAAACCGATCGTTGGGCCGAGCCTCTTCGAGCGAAAGTCACGACTTAATCTCAGAAACAGCGAAATAAAACGGACACTCGGAATACCTCTCGTCGATCGTGGTCCATTAATCGTTCGTTTACATCCTTGAATATCGAATACGATAATTTTCACGTATCTCGCGTTCACACTTACGCGCGTTTTTAAAGTGAGTCAAAAGTATGAAATATGCGCGTGGTTTTGAATcgtgtttgaaaaaaaaatttagccgATTAGAGCTCTGCCGATTTTAATCCGCGAAAGTACTCGATTAATTTTGCAAGTTTTTTCGCCGTATTATCGTCAATGAACTGGGTGTAGTGTCGTCATTCTTTCCGAATTCAGTGTGCAAAGAAGAAACGAGCGGACAAATTAAGTGTGCTCCTCCACAGGATTTAACGTGGTCAAGTGCAACCGGCGGATTCTAGATATGAGATTACGTGATTGATTAgtcttaattaacaattataatgcggtaaaaaaaatacgatgaTAACTAATAATGACGACGTGCACGCGATTGTTAATTATGCGAGGCAACGCTGACAAAGTCTCGcgtgtgaaaattattttattgtcgtAAGAATCGCGGAAAATGAATATGAAAATTGTTAACAGTCTTTAGTAATTGAACTTTAATCATCCCGCAAAATACGCAAATTTATGAGAAACACTTTATTATAACTCATAATCTcttaatgtttattaatatctgtTCTATTTATGATTTATTATCGCTTTTTACGCTTATAATGTCGTCGTTCATTGAATTTCAAACGagacgaataaattaaaataatgagacGTACGAGGTGTCGACAAGactgaaagaaagaaagaaagaaaaatacctTTTTCAATACTAAGTGAAAATTAAGCGTTGAATATTCGCGGACGTGATTCTTGAtggtttaaattatttgttttcgGCCGCTTTGATTTAACTCGATTTTAGCGCTTAAGTAGAATGAATGAATGAAAccgatataataattcttcGGGTGACTGATTGAGTTTCAGGTCAATCACAATAATTCAAGTAGATATGGGTGCATCATTGAATTTCGGTCGTACATTGAATTCCCAATGGATTTAACGGTTTTAGAAAGCCGCGAAACAACCGATGAAACAGGAATGGCGCAAGGAATGGTTATAAAGTCGCAGAACAATTTGCGTTGGAAATCAATTTTCAAATGGACACTCGTtctaaaagatattttctccCGTTGTTACTTGTAACAGTAAAACCGTGGTATTAATGGataataaacgtttaaaatagaTTGATCTTAGAACTGTAATacgacgaagaagacgtaATTGAATCGTAACGCAATCGTTCGCGGAAACAGGCAATTAATTCTAACGCTAAAGATTGGTCTCCGCGCCTTTCGGATCTCTTAAATATTCCCCAAGCTCGAACGGTTAACTAGAATCAAATTGAACGGCTGAAAGTTTTATGCACACGTGTTTTAATGACTTGGCTGATGTCGAAGAGCAATTAGTAGATTTGTCGCGAGCGCGACTTGCGTCGTCACGGCTTGCCAGCGCGGCGGCGCGttcagatttaaaaagaaaaaaaagtaggcgATTCTCAGCGACGTGAAAATGATGTCGCGATCATAAATGCCAATCTCCATACGTGGTCAACGAGGATAGTAGAAATAAATCGAGCGAGAAACGGGGAAATCGGTGGAGACCTGTCGAGTCAGAGTAAATCTTCAGCTTCCTCTGGTACGAAGAAGCGTCTAGCGGAAATGCGGAAGAGCGTTTCGCGCTCTCTAACGTGACGCAGCGGTCGTTCGTCGCACCGGATAAGCTCGGGGACCAAATACTCTCTCTGCTCGAAGGTGTGGGCCAGCACGCACGTGGCTAACGTGCTGGTCTCGTCCGTCACTCTCTCGTCGAACGGCTTTTCCCTTCCGTTTTGGGGTCGCCTTTTAACGCGCGAGTACTTTCGTTGTGCCGAATCTCGGTTTCCCGATCGAACATTTTTACCTCTACGCGAGACACGCGACAACAAACTTTCTTCGATCTTTTTTTCTGCGCCGTTCTCGCTCTTCGAGGCCTCGCTCTGTATAATTCGATCGTTAAAGATCggagagatttttaaagatttccTGGCTAATGCGGGTCTCATAAAATTGTCAGACACGGGACATTAACGTATATCgggttaattaaatacgcgcAAGTCATTGAAATCATTTCCATGACGTTACGTTTGCCTGGCGGCCGGCGGAAAGTGTCACGCCGGCAGCTATTTGTGAATAGCGTACCGTGATGCGTGTTTACGGTCCTCGATCTATCTCTTCGATCGCTCGCATCTGTCGAATCCAGTTGTTAAATGATAGCCACCGCCGCGAATAATGGTAAAGGACTCGGACGAAACTGCCGCGAGCTGACATTCTCCCGTCCCGTCCTACTTACATCGTTCCACGCGGCGAGTAAAAGCACACCGGGCATTTAAAGACAATCGCGATTATGTGCTCGCGAAGCTGCATCCCGCGAGCGTCGTATCTTCTTTCTCCCGTTAAACGGGAGAGCCTTCCGTTAAAAAATTCCATGCTCGTGCGCTCCACTGGACGGTAGTTCGACTGCCGACTTTCTTCCCCAAGAATGTCATCGTTAAAATTTGTCATAAGAAGTCCCGTTGTGAAGTTACCGCCGTCGGGAATAGCCGGCGTAGCAAAACTCGGCGATAAGCTATTATTATTCTCTGAATTGTTTCTTCGACACTTCATAATTATCTTCTCTTTTCAGCATCATGATCAGGCTCGCGATCTTCGTCGTCCTCGCAACCGAGCTGGCGAACGGCCAGCTAAACTACGAAGGAAACCCGTTTACGGAGTATACCGAGTACATCGCAGAGGAGAGCAATCTTTCCGAGAACTCCGCCAGGAAAATCGACGCCTCGCTCGACCTCCCAATTGCCGCGGTATCGTCCCGCCCACAGAAGCTGTATCCGGTTGTGGAACCGGAAAACCGGCGCTCGCAGCATGCAGCGGAAGCTGAAACTGCCGCTCGACAGTTTCAAGACTCTTCCGGAAACTCGCCGATCAGCCACGCGCACATCGCGCTAAACACGTTTTTGAACTCCAGAACCCCTGAGGAATCTCGCCTGTCTCTCGATCATTATCTCCGCAGCCAACGCCCGCCGGAGGATCAATCGCGCTCCTCGGACACGGTCATCGAGCATCAATTATCGCAGTCTCTGCAGGCTCCGAGTTCCCAATCGATCTCTCAAGTGCAACAGCAGCAGTCGCTGGTCCCTCACGTGCAACAACAATCGCTGGTCCCTCATGTTCAACAGCAATCGCTGGTCCCCCATGTTCAACAGCAACAATCGCTGGTCCCCCACGTCCAGCAGCCGCAGCAGGTGCTGGTTTCTCAAGTGAGCCAGCAGCAGCAAGTACCGTTGCCGTCGCAAGTAGATCAAGTTCAACTAGTGCCGCAGAACGATCAGCGGCAACAGTTGTTGCCGTCCACCGGCCAAACTTACGGCTACGTGGGACAGCCAGCTGTGGTCCAAGCAGTGCAGCCTGTGATCAGAACACCCGCGGGTGTCGTCCTCGGACAGAAGGTGCTGCAGCCCGTGCCGCTCGTACCCGCTTATCAAAGCAGGAACGATATGATGTCGGCGATGTGGCGGGAAAGAATGAGGAGGATACGTGGAAAGCACTTTCCCTTCGCTCAGCCCAGGATAGCCCCGGCTTTGTACCAAGGGCCCATCGCAGGTGAGTGCGCTTCTCAAGGAGAAATCACGATAAAACTATTTCGATAAGAAGCCAAAGtttaagaaaacaattttttgcGAGCTGcgaattgtataaaaaaaagtttgtctCCTCGAGAGATCTTATCGAGTATTTGCATCTATtattcatgtttttttttctttttcttgtaaaatagTGGTTTTTTATTCAATCAAAGCcgttgttatttaaattattctaccTCACACgtggaaatatttattttatgtacgtAATTTAATCTGGGGGAGGCACGACTTTTGACGCTATAGGAATGCGAGTTACATCAcgctgtatatttttaattaatttatagaacaAAAAAGATTATATGAACACTTTTCGTGACAATGTctcgttcttttatttttcttagaCTGATTTATACGCTCGcaaattcataaattaaatctccGTAGCTGCATTTGAATATAGAAACCTGATCTTATCCTCGATCATTTATCACGTCTctatcgtgaaaaaaattagcgTTCTCAGTCTCATAACATATATTGACTAACCGCGTGATGATCAATCGATAGCTTTTCCTTTCAAAAGCGACAGCGCACTATTTTCACGCTCGGTCAGCGTGAACGCGTGTTTGCGTGATAAAGTACACACGTATACGCTGAATATACCGCGGgcaatatagaaaaaaaattttttttaacaagattGCCGTCTGAATGTTACAGTACCGATCAAGGCGAAGGCTCCGGTGGAAGTAATTTACACGAAGCCACCGGGTCTCCATCGGGGACCACCGATTCTCAGCAATCCGCCGATTCCTTACGAAGACGCGAGCGCTTGGTTCCCCGAGACCGACCAGCCACCCTCTCAAAAAGACGTCTACTACTCGCAGTTGTACGCGCAGTCCTACGACCCTCACTATTACAATTACATCGCCGCGACCGGTAAAATCCGGCCGTACTTGTACGGGAAGCTGGGGAAGCACCAGGAAGAACAGGACGACGGTATCTGGTCCGAGCTGTATCGCGGCTTCAAAAAGCACGGTCTAAGGAACATCATGACGCCGACCTTCCTCCTGGGCATGACCCTCCCGGTGGTCACTCTCATGCTCTCCGCCCTCGTGCAGAAGCGGTCCATCGGGCGCTCCGACGGCGCGAGGGACCTCCAGGACGACGCTCTGCAGGAATATCTCGAGAGGCTGCAGAGAGCGATGGAGTGTTACGGTGGGAATTCTCGAGACGCGAAATCAGACGGGTGCTAAAACGAAAGGGTGGCGTTTACCTTCCGTCAGGTAAATCACGCGTGAAGAAATAGCGCGATTCGACATTGCGTCAGTAATTCAGGCACCGAATTAAAGAATTTGGTACCGAACGTTTATTGAGATACTTTAAATGTCTCTACGTAAAATAAGatcgccgcgaaaaaaaaaaaaaaagaaaaaaaaaaaaagacgaaataCGAATTTTTGCTACTTGAATCGCGAGTGGTAACGCTCGTAAAATCGCGCGTGCTTTGTAGACGTAAACATGTAATTGTATCTGAGCGGAAACCGACCGCGTTGATCAAGCATACGACAATCAAACGGTCGCTTCCGGCGGGAAACAcacgtcaaaaaaaaaaaaaaaaaacaaaaaaaacggCCTTTTAAATTCGCGACTCGCATTATTCTCGCCGTGCTACTGTACGCTACAACTATCTAACAAGCCGCTGTAATACAAATCTAATGACACGCAAACGTGACGCGTTATTAGTGTGTTACGTAAGACTTACGTCTCTCGCTCGTCTGTCGCAAGTCATTAGGTGTTACgtggtgaaataaaaaaaaaggaaaaaagggagaaaaaaagaactacCGCGGCTTTCCTCCGGGTTAAATTTAGAAGAATTAAATAGCGATCGGCAAGCCAGACTTGCCGACCTTACCGCGTCAACCTGTGTGTATATATTACGTGtacttaatatattaaaaattaatatataatatactcCCATTAATTAAAGCGCACACTGCGCGTACTTTGTTCACTGCTCAACGATTTCCCACATTGTCCATCAACCCCGAGAAATCGAGCGCGGAaatcttcctttcttttccttcttttttttagggaAAGGAAGGGAACGAGGCGCGATAGTGAAACGTGAGAACTAAACTTTCGCATTTCAATCGTCGCTGCAACACGTTCGCCGGATGAAGATAAATCgggaaagagaataaaaaccAATTATCGCTCCAATATTCGTCATTTCACATAATTATTCTTCATTAACGCGATGTACTTTTGTTTCGTAAGCATCTACAAATCGAGAGTGGCTGCAAAATATTTCGCCATGAAAGACAAACGAGtgatttatctctttttcttttttccccccgcgATGCAATCGAAATCGCGACTAAGCAGAAATGGGGCTTCTAATCTTGAATGCATATTGCAACCTAAGCCTTCTATCGCGTATAGATGCTCCTTTAATTTACGAccttattaatatattagttCAGGTTAAAATAATTGACCTTATTTTAAACTACTAATCCCACATCGCGCTCGCTAGAGCTGTCATATATTTGAGctgtctattaaaaaatatattacatcaGTTTCGAAGTGCATCCTTTTATATAATACCGCGACGCGAgcgttaaaaagtaatttgacACGACTAGTGGCCTTATGCGGGAGAGTTGGCGCGCGATAtagtttaaattttgattgaaattgaaatgcaCGGTAGCACACTGAACATTTCGAGAGCATCTCTCTGGTTTGTCAAACGTAAACAAAATTCCGTTATCTGCGGCAGTGATTAATCGAATTagaaatttgttttctttcgtATCAAAGATATAACATCTGACTGAATAACACGCGATCCAGTTAAATATATCAATGTTGAGAatataatgaatttaattttaattcgtgataaattttatacatataaacacaaataaattaatagctaTTGTGCTGcggtgtaattaaatataatattgtaatatgtGTCTAGTATTTCTTCGTGCACAACGACTACGAAAATTtaagcgagaaaaattaattaacaagcaGCAGAATAAATATATGCTTGTAAAGGATGAACTATGTTCGTGATAACTATGTTCACAGTTTAGAAAGTAATACTAATCGGATCAACACATCAGGATTAAGCTGGTCATGCCGGTTATGCTAGTTCCGTCTGACGGGATGCAGTATATTACGATACTTCCACAAAGCAGCTCTCAATGTAGAGCGCTAAAAACCTGTCAGCGTGTATAAACCGTTAACAATAAAATGTAGGTCATGTATACGAGTGCCTGTTTTTAGCTAAGCCgacaaatgtttaataaaaaaaaatataatgatatttttattcatagtTTACGCTAtccttcaaaaatttttataaagcataatttaaaatttgatattaaaaaaaattaataataatttcgcaaaaagcttttttaaaatatgccCGCgtgtatgaataaaaattaattaaaaaacactTTAACGTgtaacgttttatatttattaattgatcactttttttttcaaggtgcaagaatataaaatgtgaatTTTGTGGAAATACAATTTTACGCTCTAATGAGTTGAAGTGTCGTTTacggtttttaatttttacagtaTCAGAttggaaaaagagattttatttatgttatataaatttactagTCTATTCAAATCGTTACTAAATTGatcacaattaaattatttaattgaatttatttgatGGTTCATGGGTCATGAGACCCAGACGTCGTGCTGTCTGAGGAGTGAATAATTACGCCGCTGACAAGACTATCATACAAATTGCACTGAGTATGGTAAGTATTGCACGAGAATACCAATTCTGCATGGGTCTGATTAACTAATAATTCAAAAATCTGGTACACGTTCGAAATGTAATCTTTCATGGGATCTTGTCGAGGACCGCAGCGGGAGAAATAAACAGacttgcaatttattaaaataaattctaatttgcTCCGTGAAAGTCAGAGGCTACATTGTGAGAATTCtaaatttgatataattaagAGATATAGCATTGATATCATCGGTACAATCTAATTCGATGAAACGCGAcactttttaaatacaataattgtCTTAaatttgagagagagagagagatacacTATATTAAGTGATGTTTATGTATTGCATATGTAAGTGTGcgaatatgtaaaatatgtaaatgattttaaaaacaaatatcactatatatgtatattatatacgaatattatacatataaatttatataaattgtataattccaaagatatataaatatatgtatataaataaaaagtaatgattaaaaaaaaataattaaaaattatacacagTATAATGTGTGCATTATGCATGTACGTGTCGGTATTTAGTATAatgtatctcttttttttttttttttttttttttttgttaactttAAGTGATACTGGCGACAGAGGCAGAACTTTTATTGGCATGTGATCGTTGTAGCACTTTGACCGTTGTACGATACCTCATTGTCACGAATGAGTGGTAAGCCGGTTTGTTCACCTTATTTAACCGATCAGTCTTTGTCTCGATGGACATTAACGCGCTGATAATTACATTTGA encodes:
- the LOC139105089 gene encoding uncharacterized protein, giving the protein MPFPAGWSRHLSTPGAAPTDGTRRLLARGRDQKGRSIMIRLAIFVVLATELANGQLNYEGNPFTEYTEYIAEESNLSENSARKIDASLDLPIAAVSSRPQKLYPVVEPENRRSQHAAEAETAARQFQDSSGNSPISHAHIALNTFLNSRTPEESRLSLDHYLRSQRPPEDQSRSSDTVIEHQLSQSLQAPSSQSISQVQQQQSLVPHVQQQSLVPHVQQQSLVPHVQQQQSLVPHVQQPQQVLVSQVSQQQQVPLPSQVDQVQLVPQNDQRQQLLPSTGQTYGYVGQPAVVQAVQPVIRTPAGVVLGQKVLQPVPLVPAYQSRNDMMSAMWRERMRRIRGKHFPFAQPRIAPALYQGPIAVPIKAKAPVEVIYTKPPGLHRGPPILSNPPIPYEDASAWFPETDQPPSQKDVYYSQLYAQSYDPHYYNYIAATGKIRPYLYGKLGKHQEEQDDGIWSELYRGFKKHGLRNIMTPTFLLGMTLPVVTLMLSALVQKRSIGRSDGARDLQDDALQEYLERLQRAMECYGGNSRDAKSDGC